The proteins below come from a single Eucalyptus grandis isolate ANBG69807.140 chromosome 3, ASM1654582v1, whole genome shotgun sequence genomic window:
- the LOC108959733 gene encoding anaphase-promoting complex subunit 4-like — protein sequence METDEGSRHVLPFQLQLDKPLASQVKMAEWNPEKDLLEMVMEDSKVVLHCFTWQRLWTISPVKMNIIKLLNRLPTLKIYFMLSGHHHWSCTSSGLMPWTYFMRSLICYEALLMTMEEFLSLLGGARTSPTVHQFLVNSLGEVGMKCVSKVGCAAGKELLLVVLNHLQVI from the exons ATGGAGACCGACGAAGGGTCGCGGCACGTGCTTCCCTTTCAGCTACAGTTAGACAAACCTCTGGCTTCTCAG GTGAAGATGGCGGAGTGGAATCCGGAGAAGGATTTGCTGGAGATGGTCATGGAGGACTCGAAGGTGGTGCTTCATTGCTTCACTTGGCAGAGGCTGTGGACGATCTCTCCTG TAAAAATGAACATCATCAAGTTGCTCAACAGGCTTCCGACATTGAAGATTTACTTCATGTTGTCCGGACATCATCATTGGTCATGCACAAGCAGTGGGCTGATGCCATGGACATATTTCATGAGAAGTTTGATTTGTTATGAAGCTTTATTAATGACCATG GAGGAATTTTTGAGTCTTCTAGGTGGTGCTAGGACCAGTCCTACAGTCCATCAGTTTCTTGTTAATTCTCTGGGTGAAGTG GGTATGAAGTGTgtatcaaaagttggttgtgCTGCTGGAAAAGAACTTCTGCTGGTTGTCCTCAATCATCTACAG GTTATCTGA